A single Agromyces sp. CF514 DNA region contains:
- a CDS encoding MSMEG_1061 family FMN-dependent PPOX-type flavoprotein, protein MDHGGTPVTSVTELEELVGRPSPAVRDKSRTFLHEIDRQWLEASPLCFVATADAAGNQDVSPKGDPAGFALALDAHTIALPERPGNRRADGFHNLLENPHVGLVFVIPGRGDTLRVNGTARVLRDAPYAERMRVRGHVPALVVEVAVEGVFFHCSKAFLRSKTWQPETWQPDAAPRRAVIAQALERPTETLESLEEYYGPSYAEKIYG, encoded by the coding sequence ATGGATCACGGAGGCACGCCCGTCACGTCCGTCACCGAACTCGAGGAGCTCGTCGGTCGACCGTCGCCGGCCGTGCGCGACAAGTCCCGCACGTTCCTGCACGAGATCGACCGGCAATGGCTCGAAGCCTCACCGCTGTGCTTCGTCGCGACGGCCGACGCCGCCGGCAATCAGGACGTCTCGCCGAAGGGTGACCCGGCCGGCTTCGCGCTCGCGCTCGACGCCCACACGATCGCCCTCCCCGAGCGCCCCGGCAACCGACGCGCCGACGGGTTCCACAACCTGCTCGAGAACCCGCACGTCGGGCTCGTCTTCGTGATCCCGGGGCGCGGCGACACGCTGCGCGTCAACGGCACGGCACGGGTCCTGCGCGATGCGCCCTACGCCGAGCGCATGCGCGTGCGCGGCCACGTGCCGGCCCTGGTCGTCGAGGTCGCCGTCGAGGGGGTCTTCTTCCACTGCTCGAAGGCGTTCCTGCGTTCGAAGACCTGGCAGCCCGAGACCTGGCAGCCGGATGCCGCGCCTCGCCGTGCGGTCATCGCGCAGGCGCTCGAGCGGCCGACCGAGACGCTCGAGTCCCTCGAGGAGTACTACGGCCCGTCGTACGCCGAGAAGATCTACGGGTAG
- a CDS encoding carbonic anhydrase: MSTAPIARGAAVTETPVRPTTPAETWRELRSGNVRFVSGKPLHPRQDVERRASLAEGQRPLVAIFGCADSRLSAEIIFDVGLGDAFVVRNAGQVISSSVVGSLEYAVGVLHVPLILVLGHDACGAVNAAITSQTADAEPLPPHIAGLIASIIPSVRRVAGGDPDAPIDLSKVDAGYVGREHLRSTVSRLLEESEMISDAIAAGTLAIVGANYRLSEGLVDTDVVVGQI; this comes from the coding sequence ATGAGCACCGCCCCTATTGCACGAGGAGCAGCAGTGACCGAAACCCCCGTTCGCCCCACCACCCCGGCCGAGACCTGGCGCGAGCTGCGCAGCGGCAACGTGCGCTTCGTCTCGGGCAAGCCGCTGCACCCTCGCCAGGACGTCGAGCGACGCGCTTCGCTCGCCGAGGGGCAGCGCCCGCTGGTCGCGATCTTCGGATGCGCCGACTCCCGCCTCTCGGCCGAGATCATCTTCGACGTCGGCCTCGGCGACGCCTTCGTGGTGCGCAACGCCGGCCAGGTCATCTCCTCGTCGGTCGTGGGCTCGCTCGAGTACGCGGTCGGCGTGCTGCACGTGCCGCTCATCCTGGTGCTCGGGCACGACGCGTGCGGTGCGGTCAACGCCGCGATCACCTCGCAGACCGCCGACGCCGAGCCGCTGCCCCCGCACATCGCGGGGCTCATCGCGAGCATCATCCCGTCCGTCCGCCGCGTCGCCGGAGGCGACCCCGACGCCCCCATCGACCTCTCGAAGGTCGACGCGGGCTACGTCGGGCGCGAGCACCTGCGCTCGACCGTCTCGCGCCTGCTCGAGGAATCCGAGATGATCAGCGACGCGATCGCAGCGGGTACGCTGGCCATCGTGGGCGCGAACTACCGCCTCTCCGAGGGATTGGTCGACACCGACGTCGTCGTCGGTCAGATCTGA
- a CDS encoding DUF4245 domain-containing protein, with amino-acid sequence MAEPGQGPIVAELGRPETPAETAARKAKNSREYRERKTVSNLVYALVACVAVVVVIVLAVPRSDEPMHPDVDVATIAEQAQAVSGEPLAVPVLPEGWSANAAELRRQSDGITAWYTGYLTPSGEFIGLYQGLDANATWSADLLARTLATGTVQVDGADWTIYDNRDSSDDVGNARYGLTTEAGSTVFVLAGTATDAEFATLAAAIADTVTAQQ; translated from the coding sequence ATGGCCGAACCCGGCCAGGGGCCGATCGTCGCCGAGCTCGGTCGCCCCGAGACCCCCGCAGAGACGGCCGCCCGCAAGGCGAAGAACTCCCGCGAGTACCGCGAGCGCAAGACCGTGAGCAACCTCGTGTACGCGCTCGTCGCGTGCGTCGCCGTCGTGGTCGTGATCGTGCTGGCCGTGCCGCGAAGCGACGAGCCGATGCACCCCGACGTCGATGTCGCGACCATCGCAGAGCAGGCCCAGGCCGTCAGCGGCGAGCCGCTCGCGGTGCCGGTGCTGCCAGAGGGCTGGAGCGCGAACGCCGCAGAACTGCGTCGCCAGAGCGACGGCATCACCGCCTGGTACACCGGCTACCTCACGCCGAGCGGCGAGTTCATCGGCCTGTACCAGGGCCTCGACGCGAACGCGACGTGGTCGGCCGACCTGCTCGCGCGCACGCTCGCGACGGGCACCGTGCAGGTCGACGGCGCCGACTGGACCATCTACGACAACCGCGATTCGAGCGACGACGTCGGCAATGCCCGATACGGCCTCACGACCGAGGCGGGCAGCACGGTCTTCGTGCTCGCCGGCACCGCGACCGATGCCGAGTTCGCGACCCTGGCTGCGGCGATCGCCGACACGGTGACGGCGCAGCAGTGA
- a CDS encoding aspartate ammonia-lyase: protein MVDNTADYRIEHDTMGEVRVPAAALYRAQTQRAVENFPISGKGLEPAQVAALARIKKAAAQANAQLGVLDGAIADAIVAAADEVIAGNHGFIEHFPVDTYQTGSGTSSNMNMNEVLATVATQKLGAEVHPNDHVNASQSSNDVFPTSVHIAVTAALIDDLIPALDHLAVALEAKAEAWAEVVKAGRTHLMDATPVTLGQEFGGYARQIRLGIERVRTALPRVAEVPLGGTAVGTGINTPAGFPQLVIEILQRETELPITEAADHFEAQANRDGLVDASGALRTIAVSLTKICNDIRWMGSGPNTGLGELHIPDLQPGSSIMPGKVNPVIPEAVLMVAARVIGNDATVAWAGASGSFELNVQIPVMGTALLESIRLLSNASRVLADKTVDGLEANLERLTALAGMSPSIVTPLNKLIGYEAAAKIAKHSVKQGITVREAVIDLGYVERGDLTEAQLDTALDLLSMTRPPQAK, encoded by the coding sequence TTGGTCGACAACACCGCCGACTACCGCATCGAACACGACACCATGGGCGAGGTGCGCGTTCCCGCCGCAGCGCTCTACCGTGCGCAGACGCAGCGCGCCGTCGAGAACTTCCCGATCTCGGGCAAGGGCCTCGAGCCCGCCCAGGTCGCCGCGCTCGCGCGCATCAAGAAGGCCGCCGCGCAGGCGAACGCCCAGCTCGGCGTGCTCGACGGCGCCATCGCCGACGCGATCGTCGCGGCAGCCGACGAGGTCATCGCCGGCAACCACGGGTTCATCGAGCACTTCCCGGTCGACACCTACCAGACCGGTTCGGGCACCTCCTCGAACATGAACATGAACGAGGTCCTCGCGACCGTCGCGACGCAGAAGCTCGGTGCCGAGGTGCACCCGAACGACCACGTCAACGCGTCGCAGTCCTCGAACGACGTGTTCCCGACCTCGGTGCACATCGCCGTCACCGCAGCGCTCATCGACGACCTGATCCCGGCGCTCGACCACCTCGCGGTCGCGCTCGAGGCCAAGGCCGAGGCCTGGGCCGAGGTCGTCAAGGCCGGCCGCACGCACCTCATGGACGCGACCCCCGTCACGCTCGGCCAGGAGTTCGGCGGCTACGCGCGCCAGATCCGCCTCGGCATCGAGCGCGTGCGCACGGCGCTCCCCCGCGTCGCCGAGGTGCCGCTCGGCGGCACGGCCGTCGGCACGGGCATCAACACGCCCGCCGGCTTCCCGCAGCTGGTCATCGAGATCCTGCAGCGCGAGACCGAGCTGCCGATCACCGAGGCCGCAGACCACTTCGAGGCCCAGGCCAACCGCGACGGCCTCGTCGACGCGTCGGGCGCGCTCCGCACCATCGCCGTGAGCCTCACGAAGATCTGCAACGACATCCGCTGGATGGGCTCGGGCCCCAACACGGGCCTCGGCGAGCTGCACATCCCCGACCTCCAGCCGGGTTCGTCGATCATGCCCGGCAAGGTCAACCCCGTCATCCCCGAGGCGGTGCTCATGGTCGCCGCGCGCGTCATCGGCAACGACGCGACGGTCGCCTGGGCAGGTGCCTCCGGCTCGTTCGAGCTCAACGTGCAGATCCCGGTCATGGGCACCGCACTGCTCGAGTCGATCCGCCTGCTCTCGAACGCCTCGCGCGTGCTCGCCGACAAGACCGTCGACGGCCTCGAGGCCAACCTCGAGCGCCTCACGGCCCTCGCCGGCATGTCGCCGTCGATCGTGACCCCGCTCAACAAGCTCATCGGCTACGAGGCCGCGGCGAAGATCGCGAAGCACTCGGTCAAGCAGGGCATCACGGTGCGCGAGGCCGTCATCGACCTCGGCTACGTCGAGCGCGGCGACCTCACCGAGGCGCAGCTCGACACCGCGCTCGACCTGCTCTCGATGACGCGCCCGCCGCAGGCGAAGTAG